A stretch of Carnobacterium iners DNA encodes these proteins:
- a CDS encoding heavy-metal-associated domain-containing protein: MKNEVLVEGMKCTGCASTVQEKFEEIKGVESVEVNLESKKVIVESEKEINKETFKFALSGTKYSVVD, encoded by the coding sequence ATGAAAAACGAAGTTTTAGTAGAGGGTATGAAATGTACAGGATGTGCTAGTACGGTTCAAGAAAAATTTGAAGAAATCAAAGGTGTAGAATCAGTAGAAGTAAACTTGGAAAGTAAAAAAGTAATTGTAGAGAGTGAAAAAGAAATTAATAAAGAAACATTCAAATTTGCTTTATCAGGAACAAAATACTCAGTAGTTGACTAA
- a CDS encoding UDP-N-acetylmuramoyl-L-alanyl-D-glutamate--2,6-diaminopimelate ligase: MKLTELIKHLHAGLNEYNSNLKITGIVEDSSYVLPGNIFVAISGNDQDGHHFIQDSINKGAIIIVGEHDQKNLSVPYIQVDDSREALGELLYAFYRDPFKNKKIIGVTGTNGKTTTTYFIKHLLEKHGYSVGLIGTIGSEINGIFLASSNTTPSASTLYNLFNQSNDDVILMEVSSHGLVQKRLHKIPFDFALFTNLQKDHLDYHETMDNYFHAKSILFTKLRANGISIVQGDTPWGKKLLKKLALENKKIIRVGCNVKSTFRVYSDSFSEKGFMTKENDTYINITSPLPGNHNIENLSMALATVQQLGVPINSVNTYLKDFKGVPGRFEQYILPNNIGVVIDYAHTSESVDSCLRTVARLTPNGNLFSIFGFTGKRDKTKRQFMLEKALLWSKKVYLTTDELHGVPMNQLKKETTDIVDSLFSNEPIVIDMDRTMAFEKALKDAQAGDFIVLMGMGHEKYQTVSHYPVKSDKELVDYFNTKLT, encoded by the coding sequence ATGAAATTAACAGAACTTATTAAGCACTTACACGCTGGTTTAAATGAGTATAATTCAAATCTAAAAATTACAGGAATTGTTGAAGATTCTAGCTACGTTCTACCAGGTAATATTTTTGTTGCAATTTCAGGTAATGATCAAGATGGACATCATTTTATACAAGATAGTATTAATAAAGGAGCTATCATAATTGTTGGAGAACATGATCAAAAAAATCTATCTGTTCCTTACATTCAAGTAGATGATAGCAGAGAAGCATTGGGGGAATTGTTGTACGCATTCTATCGTGACCCCTTTAAGAACAAAAAAATAATAGGTGTCACCGGTACAAATGGAAAAACGACTACGACTTATTTTATAAAACATCTTTTAGAAAAACACGGGTATAGCGTTGGCCTAATTGGAACAATAGGGTCTGAAATTAATGGTATATTCCTAGCTTCTTCTAATACGACCCCCAGCGCAAGTACACTTTATAATCTATTTAATCAATCTAATGATGATGTCATTTTAATGGAAGTTTCATCTCATGGATTAGTCCAAAAAAGACTGCATAAGATTCCCTTTGATTTTGCATTATTTACTAATCTACAAAAAGATCATCTTGATTATCATGAAACGATGGATAACTATTTCCACGCGAAGTCTATTTTATTTACTAAATTGAGAGCGAATGGAATAAGTATTGTTCAAGGAGACACTCCTTGGGGAAAGAAGTTATTAAAAAAATTAGCCCTAGAGAATAAAAAAATAATTAGAGTTGGCTGCAACGTAAAAAGCACCTTTAGAGTTTACTCAGATAGTTTCTCTGAAAAAGGATTTATGACAAAAGAAAACGACACATACATTAATATTACTTCTCCATTACCAGGAAATCATAACATTGAAAATCTTTCTATGGCTCTTGCAACGGTTCAGCAATTGGGCGTACCGATTAATTCTGTTAACACCTACTTAAAAGACTTTAAAGGTGTCCCGGGTAGATTTGAACAGTATATACTACCTAACAATATTGGAGTCGTTATCGATTATGCACATACCTCTGAGTCAGTAGACAGCTGTTTACGAACGGTTGCTAGACTAACACCGAATGGCAACCTATTTAGTATATTCGGTTTCACAGGAAAACGGGATAAAACAAAACGTCAATTCATGTTAGAAAAGGCACTCTTGTGGAGTAAAAAAGTTTATCTCACCACAGACGAATTGCATGGGGTTCCTATGAATCAACTAAAAAAAGAAACAACAGATATTGTTGACTCTTTATTTTCTAATGAACCAATTGTTATTGATATGGATCGGACAATGGCGTTTGAAAAAGCATTAAAAGATGCACAAGCTGGCGATTTCATTGTATTAATGGGTATGGGACACGAAAAATATCAAACCGTTTCTCATTATCCAGTTAAATCAGATAAGGAATTAGTAGACTACTTTAACACTAAATTAACTTAG
- a CDS encoding M23 family metallopeptidase, which translates to MRKKILTGVFVTVLMINSSYFPTVVKAEITEELEQKKQELETQSTNMNESIQEKEDKLNRLEKEKGTLTGEIKQLQVEIDEFVLQLEKEESKLENSKIKIEKIQKEINALKELISQREKKLKTQARAIQTDGNVNNLVDVVFSSKNLTDLIGRMDIVSQLVTANKEIVTVQENDKKLLEKNEKIAKEEKLIIVKLKSTIEINKSNLVAQESELDDKIVKVATAYNMTASEKDTFVKEQQAIATQTSMLSAELEEKRQRIIKEEEEKHAESKKIVDDSAGEIMSEEFEEESVATSKQEGPIVSEKEKAFIVPDKKETPEVPKKNAPTEKPTVVNNSGFIRPSNGYTSSPFGYRIHPITGESKLHGGLDFAGSGQIVAAKSGTVLVAGYHSAWGYYVKIDHGDGLQTLYAHMKAGSLLVSPGQVASQGQQIGTMGTTGDSTGVHLHFEIYKNNTRVNPASYLGL; encoded by the coding sequence ATGCGGAAAAAAATATTAACAGGTGTATTCGTTACTGTCTTAATGATAAATTCAAGTTATTTCCCTACTGTTGTTAAAGCAGAAATAACAGAAGAACTAGAACAGAAAAAACAAGAACTCGAAACGCAATCGACCAACATGAATGAGAGCATTCAAGAAAAAGAGGATAAATTAAACCGCTTAGAAAAAGAAAAAGGGACACTTACGGGTGAAATAAAACAATTGCAAGTTGAAATTGATGAATTTGTTCTACAATTAGAAAAAGAAGAAAGTAAGTTAGAAAACTCAAAAATTAAAATTGAAAAAATACAAAAAGAAATTAACGCGTTGAAAGAATTAATTTCACAACGTGAAAAGAAATTGAAAACACAAGCCCGTGCAATACAGACAGATGGCAATGTCAACAATCTAGTAGATGTTGTATTTTCTTCTAAAAACTTAACCGATTTGATTGGTCGTATGGACATCGTTAGCCAATTAGTAACAGCTAACAAAGAAATCGTTACCGTTCAAGAGAATGATAAAAAACTACTGGAAAAAAATGAAAAAATAGCAAAAGAAGAAAAATTAATAATTGTAAAACTAAAAAGTACGATTGAAATAAACAAAAGTAATCTTGTAGCTCAAGAGTCAGAATTAGATGATAAGATCGTTAAAGTTGCTACTGCTTATAATATGACAGCAAGTGAAAAAGATACATTTGTGAAAGAGCAACAAGCAATAGCTACTCAAACTAGTATGCTATCAGCGGAGCTAGAAGAAAAACGTCAGCGTATTATTAAAGAAGAAGAAGAAAAACACGCAGAGTCTAAAAAAATCGTGGATGATTCTGCTGGAGAAATCATGTCTGAAGAATTTGAAGAGGAAAGTGTAGCGACAAGTAAACAAGAAGGTCCTATCGTTTCTGAAAAGGAAAAAGCCTTTATCGTTCCCGACAAGAAGGAAACTCCAGAGGTACCTAAAAAAAATGCACCTACTGAAAAGCCAACTGTAGTAAATAATTCTGGGTTTATTCGACCAAGCAATGGCTATACTAGCTCACCATTTGGCTATAGAATTCATCCAATTACTGGAGAAAGTAAATTACATGGTGGACTGGATTTTGCTGGCAGTGGTCAAATTGTTGCAGCTAAAAGCGGTACTGTACTAGTAGCGGGTTATCATAGTGCATGGGGGTATTACGTAAAAATAGATCATGGAGATGGATTACAAACTCTTTATGCTCATATGAAGGCAGGTAGTTTGTTAGTTTCTCCAGGTCAAGTTGCGTCACAAGGTCAGCAAATAGGAACTATGGGGACAACAGGTGATTCCACAGGTGTTCATTTACATTTTGAAATTTATAAAAATAATACGCGAGTTAATCCTGCGTCATACTTAGGTTTATAG
- the lgt gene encoding prolipoprotein diacylglyceryl transferase, with protein sequence MNILLGEIDPLAISAGPIQIYWYGVIIAAAMFVAISLTTREGNKRGLAEDTIIDTSLWAIPIGFVGARLYYVLFELDYYLQNPTEIMAIWNGGIAIYGGLIAGGLTVYIYTKKKGIPLALLLDVLAPNVLLAQSIGRWGNFMNQEAHGGPVSRGFLENLYLPNVIIKQMNINGAYYHPTFLYESLWSLLGFCLLILLRNRKNLLRQGEVALSYVLWYSTGRFFIEGMRTDSLWIGDLIRVSQALSLVLVIGAIIIWYLRRQDYPPKTYYLEGNQKLEASKEIELDN encoded by the coding sequence ATGAACATATTACTTGGCGAAATTGATCCACTTGCTATTTCAGCTGGTCCAATTCAAATCTACTGGTATGGTGTTATTATTGCTGCTGCAATGTTTGTTGCTATTTCTTTGACAACAAGAGAAGGGAACAAGAGAGGACTCGCAGAGGATACTATTATTGATACATCATTATGGGCCATACCAATCGGCTTTGTAGGTGCTCGTCTCTATTATGTTTTATTTGAATTAGATTATTATCTTCAGAATCCAACTGAAATAATGGCTATCTGGAATGGTGGAATTGCAATCTATGGTGGTTTAATTGCTGGTGGATTAACTGTGTACATTTATACAAAGAAAAAAGGAATTCCTTTAGCTCTTTTATTAGACGTTTTAGCACCTAATGTACTATTAGCTCAATCTATTGGTCGCTGGGGAAACTTTATGAATCAAGAAGCTCATGGAGGTCCAGTTTCTCGCGGGTTTTTAGAAAACCTTTATTTACCTAATGTAATTATTAAGCAGATGAATATCAATGGTGCTTACTACCATCCAACATTCTTGTATGAGTCTTTATGGAGCTTGTTAGGATTTTGCTTACTCATCCTTCTAAGAAACCGGAAAAACTTATTGCGTCAAGGAGAAGTAGCTTTAAGTTATGTACTTTGGTACTCAACAGGAAGGTTTTTTATTGAAGGAATGAGAACCGATAGTCTGTGGATTGGAGATTTAATTCGCGTATCACAAGCCTTATCACTTGTTTTAGTTATAGGAGCTATTATTATATGGTATCTTCGCAGACAGGATTATCCACCAAAGACATATTACCTAGAAGGAAATCAAAAGTTGGAAGCGAGTAAAGAAATTGAGCTAGACAACTAA
- a CDS encoding SHOCT domain-containing protein, which translates to MYECLSYLNGGRMGNMMFMGVFWILFLFIAVFLIRKALSGQQKEIYSRETPIEVLQKEYAKGNISEKEYLEKKKNM; encoded by the coding sequence ATGTATGAGTGTCTAAGTTATTTAAATGGAGGAAGAATGGGAAATATGATGTTTATGGGAGTTTTCTGGATTTTATTTTTGTTTATAGCCGTGTTTTTAATTCGGAAAGCTTTATCTGGTCAACAGAAAGAAATTTACTCTAGAGAAACACCTATAGAAGTTCTTCAGAAAGAATATGCAAAAGGAAACATTTCTGAAAAAGAATATCTAGAAAAGAAAAAAAATATGTAA
- a CDS encoding sensor histidine kinase produces the protein MKRTIKWQFIFSFISISFIIIGAFSIMTITLMDNHFAKYVAARQDSELAVYTNDLETIYKKNKGWPNTTGFEQIGFESLHNSIILNVYDNENKLLWKPSTSDEIKNKQKIQDTIPRMNNMMGEMNHDFVNKTFPLFSKEEKIGEVLFSYVGPTTYSEHDAFFIADMKKNLIIVAAVALVLSIFFAGLFAKQISGPIVKVKNFTKGISKGDYTSVSPEKTEIKEIDDLILSVNDLSTQLENQQDIRNQLSSDIAHEIRTPLTTLKGNLEAMIDGIWEVTDDRLQVCYDEVNRITRLIGSIDTINEIESHQDVLHKTSFDLYVLSKNISTNFEALFAKKSIHYILDGNPLFLTADKDKMSQLITNLLSNAIKFTQNDGRITLKIRNEKNQVILTVTDTGEGIHPQEVGRIFERFYMSDPSRQTNLSGQGIGLSIVKSIVNAHKGSITAQSKYGEGSVFTIVLPVKK, from the coding sequence ATGAAGCGTACAATTAAGTGGCAGTTTATATTTTCATTTATCTCGATTTCTTTTATTATAATCGGAGCCTTTAGTATCATGACAATAACCTTAATGGATAATCACTTTGCTAAATACGTTGCTGCAAGACAAGATTCAGAATTAGCAGTTTACACCAATGATTTAGAAACAATTTATAAAAAGAATAAAGGTTGGCCAAATACTACTGGCTTTGAACAAATAGGGTTCGAATCCTTACACAATTCAATCATATTGAACGTATATGATAATGAAAATAAATTACTTTGGAAACCTAGCACTTCAGATGAAATAAAAAATAAACAAAAAATACAAGATACCATACCACGTATGAACAATATGATGGGTGAAATGAACCATGACTTTGTTAATAAAACCTTCCCTTTATTTAGTAAAGAAGAAAAAATAGGGGAAGTTCTCTTTAGTTATGTGGGACCGACAACTTATTCAGAACATGATGCTTTTTTTATCGCTGACATGAAAAAAAATCTTATCATAGTTGCCGCTGTTGCATTAGTTCTTTCAATCTTTTTTGCCGGATTGTTTGCAAAACAGATAAGTGGTCCTATAGTAAAAGTCAAGAATTTCACAAAAGGTATCTCTAAAGGAGATTACACAAGTGTGTCTCCTGAGAAAACGGAGATTAAAGAAATAGATGATCTCATTCTATCTGTGAATGATTTGTCTACTCAGCTTGAAAACCAACAAGATATAAGGAACCAATTATCTTCTGATATTGCTCATGAAATCAGAACTCCATTAACAACATTAAAAGGTAATCTTGAGGCTATGATAGACGGAATATGGGAAGTAACGGATGACAGACTACAGGTTTGTTATGATGAAGTTAATCGTATCACCCGTCTGATAGGAAGTATCGATACGATTAATGAAATTGAAAGCCATCAAGATGTTTTGCATAAAACTTCTTTCGACTTATATGTTCTTTCTAAAAATATATCTACTAATTTCGAAGCTCTTTTTGCAAAAAAAAGTATTCATTATATATTAGATGGAAATCCGCTTTTTCTTACTGCTGATAAAGATAAAATGAGTCAGCTTATTACGAACCTTTTGTCGAATGCCATCAAGTTCACCCAAAACGATGGACGTATAACGTTGAAGATTCGTAACGAAAAAAATCAAGTCATCCTAACAGTTACGGACACAGGAGAAGGAATCCATCCACAAGAAGTTGGACGAATTTTCGAGAGATTTTATATGTCTGATCCATCAAGACAAACTAATCTAAGCGGTCAAGGAATTGGATTATCTATTGTTAAAAGCATTGTCAATGCTCATAAAGGAAGCATAACGGCTCAAAGTAAGTACGGAGAAGGATCGGTATTTACTATCGTGCTCCCTGTTAAAAAGTAG
- a CDS encoding response regulator transcription factor, translated as MKILIVDDEPKILDIVEAYLTTKNYQIFRALNGTDAMKKFELIQPNLIILDLMLPDVSGTVICQNIRKSSDIPIIMLTAKSTENDILQGLQIGADDYVVKPFSPKELVARVETVLRRSGSSISQQTKWSFNKGDLIIFPSNKQVLKTQQEVVLTHTEFELLTLLAASPKQIFSREQLLETVKGIEFEVLDRIIDSHIKNLRQKIEDNTRQPYFILTVYGMGYRFGGEKDEAYN; from the coding sequence TTGAAAATATTAATTGTAGACGATGAACCCAAAATATTAGATATTGTAGAAGCTTATTTAACCACAAAAAATTATCAGATATTCCGAGCTTTGAATGGTACAGATGCAATGAAAAAATTTGAATTGATACAACCAAATTTAATCATACTAGACCTCATGTTACCCGATGTATCTGGAACAGTTATTTGCCAAAATATACGAAAATCGTCTGATATTCCTATTATAATGTTAACGGCTAAATCAACAGAAAACGATATTTTACAAGGCCTTCAAATTGGTGCTGATGATTACGTAGTAAAACCTTTCAGCCCCAAAGAATTGGTAGCTCGTGTAGAAACTGTTTTACGTCGCTCGGGTTCATCTATTAGTCAACAGACTAAGTGGTCTTTTAATAAAGGCGATTTAATAATCTTTCCTAGCAATAAACAAGTTTTAAAAACTCAACAAGAGGTAGTTTTGACCCATACAGAATTTGAACTATTAACGCTTTTAGCAGCCTCTCCAAAACAAATTTTTTCTAGAGAACAATTATTGGAAACAGTAAAAGGAATTGAGTTTGAAGTTCTTGATCGTATCATTGATTCCCATATTAAAAACTTAAGACAAAAAATTGAAGATAATACCAGACAACCTTATTTTATTTTAACTGTTTATGGCATGGGTTATCGATTTGGTGGTGAAAAAGATGAAGCGTACAATTAA
- a CDS encoding multicopper oxidase family protein has product MRKNVIWYFAIGLSLITLIVYAGFFFINRGETFNESILNTEVPLKNSQKGKETKLPIPPILKDKNPEEGKAEFDLKVQNGRTEFFEDQKTDTLGYNGNYLGPIIKVNKGDEVKINVNNTLDESTTMHWHGLEVPGEMDGGPHQGIEPQSTWSPSFTINQPAATLWYHPHLLDKTGEQVYKGLAGLFYIEDENSTKLDIPKNHGINDIPLVVQDKRFTEDGDIPYELDMRDTMDGFMGDTILINGAISPELDVKNELVRLRILNGSNARAYDFNFSDNATFYQIASDGGFLEKSVEMTNVTLAPAERAEILVDFSKYKSGDKVTFRDTENNIMTINIIEESTEKTEVPKELVEIPKYDKGKIVRSREFIMSGSGPMVTINGKQMDMNRIDEELKLNELEEWVVSNESSGGMGMMSSSPHPFHVHGTQFQIIERNGGKPPLNEQGWKDTVMVKSNEEVKLLVNFKEKGLFMYHCHILEHEDSGMMGQFIVK; this is encoded by the coding sequence ATGAGAAAAAATGTTATCTGGTACTTTGCTATAGGGTTGTCTTTAATAACGTTGATAGTCTATGCAGGATTTTTCTTCATAAATAGAGGAGAAACGTTCAATGAGAGCATTTTGAATACAGAAGTACCGTTGAAGAATAGCCAAAAAGGAAAAGAAACAAAATTACCAATACCTCCTATATTAAAGGACAAGAATCCTGAAGAGGGAAAAGCGGAATTTGATTTAAAGGTACAAAACGGAAGAACAGAATTTTTTGAAGATCAAAAAACGGATACATTAGGTTACAATGGAAACTATTTAGGTCCAATTATAAAGGTAAACAAAGGCGATGAAGTAAAAATAAACGTAAATAATACACTAGATGAATCAACTACTATGCACTGGCATGGCTTAGAAGTTCCTGGTGAGATGGATGGTGGTCCGCACCAAGGAATTGAACCTCAATCTACTTGGAGTCCATCCTTTACGATAAATCAACCTGCAGCAACACTATGGTATCACCCACATCTATTAGATAAGACGGGTGAACAAGTTTATAAAGGACTGGCTGGGCTTTTCTATATCGAAGATGAGAATTCAACTAAATTAGATATTCCAAAAAATCATGGTATAAACGACATTCCTTTAGTCGTACAAGATAAACGATTTACAGAAGATGGAGATATCCCTTATGAGTTAGATATGAGAGATACAATGGATGGATTTATGGGGGACACAATTTTAATCAATGGAGCAATAAGCCCTGAATTAGATGTTAAAAATGAACTTGTCAGACTAAGAATTTTAAATGGATCCAATGCTAGAGCCTATGATTTTAACTTTAGTGATAACGCTACTTTTTATCAAATTGCTTCTGATGGAGGATTTTTAGAAAAAAGTGTCGAAATGACTAACGTAACTCTTGCGCCAGCTGAAAGAGCTGAAATACTTGTTGATTTTTCTAAGTATAAGTCAGGAGATAAAGTAACATTTAGAGATACTGAAAATAATATCATGACGATAAATATAATTGAAGAAAGTACTGAAAAAACAGAAGTTCCTAAAGAGTTGGTTGAAATACCAAAATACGATAAAGGTAAGATTGTTCGTTCAAGGGAATTTATTATGAGCGGATCGGGTCCGATGGTAACGATTAATGGTAAGCAGATGGACATGAATAGAATAGATGAAGAATTAAAGTTAAATGAATTGGAAGAGTGGGTTGTATCAAACGAATCATCAGGAGGGATGGGAATGATGTCTTCTTCCCCTCATCCTTTTCACGTACACGGTACACAATTCCAGATAATTGAAAGAAATGGGGGTAAGCCGCCATTAAATGAACAGGGCTGGAAAGATACGGTAATGGTTAAAAGTAATGAAGAAGTAAAATTGTTAGTTAATTTTAAAGAGAAGGGTCTATTTATGTATCACTGCCACATTTTAGAACATGAAGATTCTGGAATGATGGGTCAATTTATAGTCAAGTAA
- a CDS encoding SHOCT domain-containing protein, which produces MGPNMTLSWLIPLVVLLVIVLSIYMIKKNNNDNKINRDNKESALNISDKRYANGEIDEEEYLKKKNILKNK; this is translated from the coding sequence ATGGGTCCAAATATGACTTTAAGTTGGTTAATACCTTTAGTAGTTTTATTAGTGATTGTATTATCAATATATATGATAAAAAAGAATAATAACGACAATAAAATAAATAGAGATAATAAAGAATCAGCCTTAAATATTTCAGATAAAAGATACGCAAATGGAGAAATTGATGAAGAGGAGTATCTAAAAAAGAAAAATATATTGAAAAATAAATAA
- a CDS encoding DUF302 domain-containing protein gives MDIVYEKRTDKSLNEAIHSLEENLKENNFGILWQLNFKNKLAEKGLDLKDDFVVLEVCNPKQAKEVLEKNIHVGYVLPCKMVVRTEGDKTYIGMTSPEKLIGLFDELELSVIAKSVEMIMKKAIIASI, from the coding sequence ATGGATATCGTTTATGAAAAGAGAACAGATAAAAGCCTAAACGAAGCTATTCATTCATTAGAAGAAAACTTAAAAGAAAATAATTTTGGAATATTATGGCAACTAAATTTCAAGAATAAACTTGCTGAAAAAGGCCTAGACTTAAAGGATGATTTTGTAGTCTTAGAGGTATGTAATCCGAAACAGGCAAAAGAGGTATTGGAAAAAAATATTCACGTAGGATATGTGTTACCGTGTAAAATGGTCGTGAGAACAGAAGGTGATAAAACTTATATAGGAATGACAAGTCCTGAAAAGCTTATTGGTCTATTTGATGAATTAGAATTAAGTGTAATTGCTAAGAGTGTTGAAATGATTATGAAAAAAGCTATCATAGCCTCCATCTAA
- a CDS encoding DUF305 domain-containing protein, protein MNKSYAKFMGMIATSGILMYGIMYLNTYELDHVYFSEMRLYMTILSTCVMAVVMLFFMLQMLKNKKANISIVLVSILVFTGSFFLMRNQTTIDEVDYMQGMIPHHSIAILTSERADIKDPRVRKLADDIIKAQKKEIKEMKELIEDLK, encoded by the coding sequence ATGAATAAGAGTTACGCAAAATTTATGGGAATGATCGCTACTTCCGGAATACTCATGTATGGAATAATGTATCTTAATACCTACGAGTTGGATCATGTTTATTTTAGTGAAATGCGTTTGTATATGACCATATTATCGACGTGTGTTATGGCCGTTGTTATGCTTTTCTTTATGCTACAAATGCTCAAAAATAAAAAAGCAAATATTTCTATCGTTTTAGTAAGTATTTTAGTTTTTACAGGCTCATTCTTTTTAATGCGAAATCAAACTACGATAGATGAGGTCGATTATATGCAAGGAATGATTCCACACCATTCTATCGCTATACTAACGAGTGAGAGAGCCGATATCAAGGACCCAAGAGTCAGAAAACTTGCGGATGATATTATTAAAGCTCAAAAGAAAGAAATTAAGGAAATGAAAGAATTAATTGAGGATCTTAAATAA
- a CDS encoding adenylate kinase family protein encodes MIIILLGAPGSGKGTIAKLIHKKHQFPIVSSGEMLRTEMNKGTDIGKQVSHFVLSGKLVPDEIINSLIKKRIKQLQYEKSVVLDGYPRNQNQVLALNKILKSEPVVFYLDIPKNILVDRLLNRGRIDDIEKIIKQRFEVYLKETQPLINYYTQKNILVKINEDSSMKIFRKIETII; translated from the coding sequence ATGATTATTATTCTACTAGGCGCACCAGGTTCTGGCAAAGGTACTATTGCTAAACTAATCCACAAAAAGCACCAATTTCCAATTGTATCTTCTGGAGAAATGCTACGTACTGAAATGAATAAAGGAACAGATATTGGGAAACAAGTTTCTCATTTCGTCTTATCAGGGAAATTAGTTCCTGATGAAATAATTAATTCACTGATTAAAAAGAGAATAAAACAACTTCAGTATGAAAAATCAGTTGTTTTAGACGGTTATCCTCGTAATCAAAATCAAGTTCTTGCATTGAACAAAATATTAAAGTCTGAACCGGTTGTTTTTTATTTAGATATACCAAAAAATATTTTGGTTGATCGCCTTTTAAATCGTGGCAGAATAGATGACATAGAAAAAATTATCAAACAACGATTTGAGGTGTACCTAAAAGAGACTCAACCACTTATTAATTACTACACACAAAAAAATATCTTAGTAAAAATAAATGAAGACTCTTCAATGAAAATATTTCGAAAAATAGAAACGATTATATAA
- a CDS encoding YdhK family protein yields MKNNKVIQGVLTLTILTVLTACSSQDNENKEAVDGGTQSSMPTMESSNSQTESKTESMEGMQHDDLSEIPVGLQEAENSEYEIGDQVTLLTDHMPGMKGATATIVGAFDTTAYEITFQPTNSDELVENHKWVVQEELAGTKDQEKPLEPGTEIIVEAKHMAGMEGASATIDSSEDTTVYMIDYEPTSGGETVTNHKWFTEDELSKE; encoded by the coding sequence ATGAAGAATAATAAAGTCATCCAAGGAGTATTAACTTTAACTATTTTAACAGTACTAACTGCTTGTTCATCCCAAGATAATGAAAATAAAGAAGCTGTTGATGGAGGTACACAATCAAGTATGCCAACTATGGAGAGTAGTAACTCTCAAACCGAAAGTAAAACTGAAAGCATGGAAGGTATGCAGCATGACGATTTAAGTGAAATTCCAGTAGGATTGCAAGAAGCAGAAAATTCAGAATATGAAATAGGCGACCAGGTTACTTTGCTAACAGATCATATGCCAGGAATGAAAGGTGCAACTGCAACAATAGTAGGAGCTTTTGATACTACTGCCTATGAAATAACGTTTCAACCTACAAATAGTGATGAGTTAGTAGAGAACCATAAATGGGTTGTTCAAGAAGAACTTGCCGGAACTAAAGACCAAGAAAAACCTTTGGAACCAGGAACAGAGATCATAGTAGAAGCAAAACACATGGCAGGAATGGAGGGTGCATCAGCCACCATTGATTCCTCTGAAGATACTACGGTGTATATGATAGACTATGAGCCAACAAGCGGTGGAGAAACCGTTACGAACCATAAATGGTTTACAGAAGACGAACTATCAAAAGAATAA